gcccaccaactttgcatctcaagaaactggATGGGAGAgttgaagggaaggatggtctgggctctgtcctgggacctgggaaactgaaatgtgctcccatccccccagcaccctgccctcctcagtgagggctgtgagacattctgccagcgaggtctgaactcacaggcatgacaagtatcttatgtctaactgcagccaGTGGTGTCCCACCAGCTAAAGATTTGAGCTTCCGTccctggaattatttaaaagatgtggagatgtggcacttagggatatggtttagtggtggccttggcagtgtttgatttatggttggactccatgttcttaagggtcttttccagcctaaatgattctatgatgccatgattctatgatttggggtgaaaccatttcaattcccatcacctccaactcCCCTTGAGTGCGGCTgttgctttgcacagctctcctggctatccaggcaggttgggcactggtttggtgcctacATTGGAAGTTTtacccttcctggggtaaaagactgttCAGGAAAGActgttgtagagatttgggtcacAGGGGTTTGAAGCAATCCTTCCAAAAcctgagcaggctgagctttggagcccaGGAAAAATCGAGATGCTCTGAAGGATGTTTTAGAACAGTGGTACTACCACTAATAACAGTAacagggaactccttattctcactgatgatgatgattaactaaaagtctttagtttcattcctaacagtcattcttgcttttcaaaacatctacTACACCTCAGTAGTTGTCTTGAGAGAAGTtcttaaaacaatgctttttctctcttttttttttctattgtataaAGAGTACACCTCTTGGACAGAATTACCCCCAAATCATGCttctttcataacttttctccttttttttccctggtgtgaggtggaggtggcataggagaacagtttctttttgagacaaagaaggccaaggaaccGATCCCAGGTCAGCaagaaggcacaaaggaagccagaatcttTATGTagtgtgcactgacacaacaTTGTTACCTGCATTTCCATTCTCAAAAGTCCCAACTGTGCAGCAGACTCTGGACTTCTGAgctccttcatctgccctgcgtgacaccatgtaaaatggaactaccccagtcaaatggctggttttgattctcttcacagcctgaagcaccacatgggtcatgagacaagccaggatgcacaaaaaaaacctcacatactcttcacttaaagttcaggtgttcaatGGCATCTCAGGAGACAAGACATGCTGATTCCTGGGTTCAAGGAGCTTGTCAAGTGCTTCGTCATCATGTCTGTAATGGTGGCTTTGATATCTGTCTGATGTACAggctctgtacatggatgctgacacctcttgagcaacctgctctgaaagggttAACAAGTTGGGCATGAgtatagcaaaaaagaagaacttgggtttgggcaaatgaaaagggtgCAGAAGTTGTTGTCAGGCCTGTTTGGGTACttttaaagcagccctgcacctcatgtgatgtatttctgtgatcagACGGAACCTGAGAGATTtctctaaattgaaaatatgaggaggaaggaaggacagcatcattcaggctggatgggatctcaggaggtgtcttgaccaacctcctgctcaaagcagggtcagaccagattactcagggttTTATCCTACCTTATACAGAAGAATACTGCacgggatgatgctgaatgccttgctgacttcaggTAACGGACCATCAATGTTCTCCCCGCATCCAGCAACacagtcctttcctcacagaaagcaaagaggatggacagggacaacctgccctgggtaaaccctgtcaccttctctttcagacacccagaaatggggtcagggtggacatgctctgggacACAGCCTTTAGTTACCCTgctcactgtcctggttttatcagaaacaagttactcttttagtgaatttccctgtcatctaaagtcttcttactaaatgcagttttcctgaaagttagatacatgttttggtagacatagcaatggaatgcaaggtcattgataatgatgcatctcgcgagatgtgcaagcaggaggtgaactgaaaattgaccaactaaagtattcgaTCCCATtaacgtcatacttcatataaaagtgggggatcacgaggatctcgtccctgttttccttatggccagcattgggagaggaccttgcaagttgtccctgcaaactgagggctagtgacagactgaatccagctccggttggctgcagtgtccagcccaggacttcgggtgccggccccacatctgccggagcagttgccgggactttcaagattggttttgtatattttgtattattttctctatttcatattagtagcattagtaaaacatttttaatttttccaactctcttgtctctgtccttcttcctcctcccagttgcctgtccttagtgggatgaggggagagggaggggctgaagggggaaggggtggaagagggagttaacaatacatctgccacggttttattttcaccccgcaagcaaaccacagcactcaACCATTGGCCATTTCGAAAAGTGCACAcgatgtgtgagagctgccagtggtcagggagtccccccagtctccatgagctttcaaagatggtggagagtggcctcactgtgacatggtcctgctgtctcagctcctgggatgctgcccctcctgtgccatagactggaaaggattgtgttggttccagtgacccctggctcgatccccatccactgctggttgttctgcctccagtcacagaggcctgggagaccttgctggtgaagatggaagaccagagacacagagaatatcacttctttcccttattaaattcatcagtaactacaagttgtttgtttctcctttaactgttcctgcagtagtaacagctcattatagggcccttgaattgccttacaggtctagactgagttttctctggactgttgctgtgcttggaggctgctgtccttgcagaccagatgaactaacttctgccaccctgccttggcagtttattccatccgtgtcacagctctgtctgcaacactgacagctccagctcccccagtcaggtccctggctgaggacattgcctcacatctgggctgaaccaccccagctgtggcaccaggaaacctctgagtcaccccatggaaacctggtaccaagtgtccaagagcccatgtgtgcaaaggctttgcttcagagcacagacatgacatggccagaagattgctgaatgtctctctagatctaggagtataaacccagaatataatgcctaaattcattccggTGAACATACTCCTCCCCCAGTTtgcagaaattagatcctttgctgtaacctttctGGTGTTCTGTCTAataatgggacaagaaaagctgattctcCTACcgatttattttctaataggaagaatacaatgctggcaagaagtgcctctgcagaggagagagaatcaacttcactgattacttgaggttgtttcaaaggatgtgcccccggagccccagggacacatggagggagcccagaggggacagaggaagggacattgtgggctgctcctgtgctgctgggctgggctgggctcctgggacagagggagctcatggcaagcggcagcactgcagagagacagctctgcccaggagcagctcctctgcaaagcgcagcagggctgagggctctgcctgcagcaccgaggacAGAGGAGCCAGGGTGACAGGGGaaacgcagtctggggtgggaggacagATGAGAGCTCACTTGGAGAATAATCCTCACAGCCCTTAGCATGGTAAGTTTCTGGCTCCAGGGCAATGCAGTTGCAGTTCCTGGAAAGATCTAAAGCTGGTACCTCTTCAGTTTATGAGACTTTTCAGGAgggctctctcagtgtctctaaTATTGAGGAGGATGTTCCCCAGAGCAGGGCTTCCCTGCTGCACCATCGGAGGGACAGGACATGATGGCTTCTTTCTCCCAGGGATGGTTGTAGAGATGTgcatctgcagagcagggtccctgcaccccagggctgtgccggggcagggactctgccgcctgccagggtcagtgctcagcctgcccggggacatccccatggtgctgtggggagaagctgtgggggaaGTAgtgacccctatcagggcaggaaaggtgcttctgctgtggagaggctgctgtgtgggtcaaggctcctcacagctccagatcacccacAGGAGTTTTCCAAggggatgcctcaagcagaagatcaatgcaacgattagcagacagataaggagctttcctgagcctgcctttcaGTTTCTTATCCCAAGGGGTGGGGTGTGCAgtaaaggataaaatgaaaatgagccctcatgcttaaaaaagtcattgagactcctgaactgcaaatgTGAGTGATGAGTATGTCTGCCAGAAGGCtgataacatcccttcaccatccctctgcctatggacagcacttgcatcacctttgctgcaTCCCTCAGCCTTTATCTGACTTGTCCTATttcccaacctgcaaacaggaagatgcccccaggcagtgccctgtgaacaggcaggatctgtagggccagccTGAGGGCACAGAGCATGGGATgatctgtgagcactgacagggaagagacatggacagggaaacacctcccaggaggaaaatctccagacagcagagatgtgataagggaagaagaaaccaaaaccagaaatgttgtgGGAGGGAGAATTCGGAAATCTTtgtatgatcccctgcagtggatccctcctgtgagcagccccctcgcctcctctcccacccagcaaagcctctgccctcagggccgggggctccaaggcatgaagcagctcctgtgcagccagagctccagttccctctgcagagcacaggggctgagagcagctgcccggcaatgctggtgtgtgggaggtggctgcacagctggggaagggtgacgctgtctgagtgcccggctgcctctgccctggcctctctcacacccaccctcaccgcagtttccttcttgctccactactctgggtcactgctggtgtgatctggttcttgctgtcaggctctctggggatgggagtttcagctgcagagtcacagcctgatcttgtgggtcctttcctgcagctgtgtccatgggaacacgtgtcccagctttgctctgccctgtggggctgtgggcagtgcagtgtgtggggctggggaatgagctgagtctccctgaatcagatGCCATCATTAGGGCACTTGGACATATCCTTCAGGTGTCCTTCCGATCTGTGATCTTCCCTCCAGGATGTAAACCTGTCCTACAACTTCTTTGTGTTCTctgaaagccccatggagaaacagagagatgctgtgacagagaaaatgctgttgggtttttgaaATGAGTCGTGTGTATCCTGGGCAAACATGGGGTGCTGAGAcattaggaaagggtgagacatggcatggttccatctgacaaagctgaaccccaggactgtcccctgccccccgttccatgacccctgctgcagagcagggctgactcctgggcagccagcgggcacaggccctgctcctcacggcacctccagccagcaccacccagggctcagccacggacccgaaggaaggtctggaaaaggacaaggggtgtggagcagggggagggtgCATAAgcaatggctttgattttgctcagagaagtctccccttacttgtcactgtcttttgctcctgtaacagtgccccatgctcatcagcaaatgtccaacagcagctccatcacccagttcctcctcctggcgttcacagacacacgggagctgcagctcttgcacttctggctcttcctgggcatctacctggctgccctcctgggcaacggcctcatcatcaccaccatagcctgtgaccagcacctccacacccccatgtacttcttcctgctcaacctcgccctcctcgacctgggctccatctccatcactgtccccaaatccatggccaactctctgtgggataccagggtcatttcctttgcaggatgtgctgcccaagtcttcTTTTTaggtttcttgtttggtgcagagtattctcttctcaccgtcatgtcctacgaccgctacgttgccatctgcaaacccctgcactacgggaccctcctgggcagcagagcttgtgtccacatggcagcagctgcctgggccactgggtttctcactgctctgctgcacacggccaatacattttcactgccactgtgcaagggcaatgccctggaccagttcttctgtgaaatcccccagatcctcaagctctcctgctcaggcacctacttcagggaagctgggctcctcATGCTTAATGTCTGTTTagcatttttatgttttgtgttcatcgtggtgtcctatgtgcatatcttgagggccgtgctgaggatcccctctgagcagggacggcacaaagccttttccacgtgcctccctcacctgactgtggtctccctgttcgTCAGCACTGCcgtgtttgcctacctgaaacccccctccatctcctccccatccctggacctggtggtgtctgttctataCGCATTGGtacctccagcagtgaaccccctcatctacagcatgaggaaccaggagctcaaagatgccctgtggaaactcatatcttactgttttctgaaacaataaacTGCCCGTCTGCTTCTGAATAGGAATTGTAATGTAACTAATTAGAGATCCAGCCTGTCATCTGTATTATATGTTATTGattgtttttttattgtgataatgttgtcatctcctttctaattctctgtctgcttttctttcataaccactagtgtaaatcaggagccatgctctctttgcctttaaacaaaataaatgtgtctgtagtgacttgtttttcactatatccttcctgcaaggcctgtttggagctgcaggaacagttcctgtgtgcatgggaggaggggaaaagagtccagcctggcagccctgccagggagcagcagcgcttggccttccagagctgttctcgttccactcccacactctccttctcatcccttgtgttggtgcaaggcctgagtgctctggcagcctggtcaccgtcctgctgtgtgtcagtcctgtgagcgcaggcagggacaggccatgggcactgctgtgacagagctggcctcacaacaaCCTTTCCATAATgaaggtgatctcctatgggcagggcctgaaggtttagctcttcttccaagcttctctgtagaacatgctgaagtgacatgcagatgcaaacaccagggtacagctgcacagtgtgtgtgtgcagggctgggcacttagcagtgtcctctcacagccaggcctcctgccagagacctgcaggaccagcagagcaggggctgggctgtgcccctgtgcactggacaccccttgaGAAGAAGTCTCAGGACATtcatcatggactggcccctcacaaccaacatttccagcactggcctccctccccagctcacagaggttgttcttccctccttggagggacactgaatgagtaggtcagcagtccaagtttgtattgtacagatgagatgtgagcacgcacatcatgtacgtgaggtgacatgaacgcgagtgagcacaaacaccatcaactattccttggggttccctgaaggcctgtggcacagacaaggtcttgaggtcacttcatattgggaggaacatcccgtgggaaaccacctgaatgcagcactgggatgtgcttccttgaactgaggtcccgtgtccattcctcatgacgtgggacatctcagatgagtgcagagcagggtgacacaccacagggctgaggtgcctcctgtcctttgggagtggcaacaggaggccagatggacactgtgactcctgcctctgtgtgtaaaagggacaggctctgtctctgaacatccctgggtgcagaaggagtccatgaggccagctcagatgtcaaTGCTTGACGGAACcctggtatttctgtgtgtgactccaggaacaaaccccagtgagactgatctcagctgccttggacaggctcattgcaagtgctccagtctgctatgtcgccgttgcccgtgattctggattgtgctctcaaaagtgacATAGacaccagaatggttctggggtccttaggaaacgcagacctcaaacccatcttcaggAAGAGCTGGACtaagaactgggagaataacaggctggccacactacctccctccctgggaaggggatgggacatgtcctcctgcagccatttccaggaatgtgaaggacaaggaaggaaTTGCTGAATCCCAATGGagaggggcaagaaaggcatgttgtgtgcagggcgtttgcaaggcctcagccatggtgtgcttctgggcagagtggtgctgatggggctcaagaagtggatgctggctgggaagttggctgaaccatcaaacccaaatatcatgagtggtacaaagtcctctgAGCAGACGGTTACCAgcgtcatctctcagtgaccagcatttcggccaacactgttgaacgtctttattctccaGTTCTATGATGTAACACAGTACACTTTCAGCGCCTTTGAGAatgatgcaaagctgggtggaggccttgagcaacctcccctggttcaccctgccctgagcaggagagggagacaagatgagtgagacaagggctctcttcaaacctaaGCGTTCTGTGATTTGGAATAATtcttgccttggagaggtttctggaaagagaatagctagagaatagggaaaaaaaagaaaggcagaggaggagatatagaaggtgttaacgtaaatacagcagttccagtgaggagtgcttttcacccaTATTTATTGTCATTTGAGGAATTAATGCTCCCATTACTTTCTTGTTTGCTCCCATTTTTGCTACTGGATCAGCTTTGTGATTTCCTTTAACACTATCAGTTTGCCCAGATTGGTGTGCTTTACAATGcagaattgctgcttcttttggtttcataacaattaattaaatacggccccctcCAATTAAATaaagctccctaattaaacacaccctccaattaaacacagccccaccagttaaacacagctctcgattaaatacagccccccacaattaaatacagctccctaattaaacacaccccccaaattaaacacagcccccccaggtAAACACAGACCgcaattaaatacggcccccccacaattaaatacagccacctGCAATCAAATATAGCTCactaattaaacacagcccccccagttaagcacagaccacaattaaatacggccccctcCAACTAAATACAGCTCCGGAATgaaacacagccccccaaattaaactcacCCCCAATTagtcacagcccccccagcatcGGGAGGGGaccaggaggctgggagggggcagatGGGGAACCCGCAGCTGCTCCCCGCCATGGGTGTGCAAGGGGGTGTGTGCACAGGGAGCGTGGGCACCAGGAGCAAACGTGCCAGCGGGTGTGTGGCCGGGGAgcacgtggggacac
This genomic interval from Caloenas nicobarica isolate bCalNic1 chromosome 28, bCalNic1.hap1, whole genome shotgun sequence contains the following:
- the LOC135999427 gene encoding olfactory receptor 14A16-like, translated to MSNSSSITQFLLLAFTDTRELQLLHFWLFLGIYLAALLGNGLIITTIACDQHLHTPMYFFLLNLALLDLGSISITVPKSMANSLWDTRVISFAGCAAQVFFLGFLFGAEYSLLTVMSYDRYVAICKPLHYGTLLGSRACVHMAAAAWATGFLTALLHTANTFSLPLCKGNALDQFFCEIPQILKLSCSGTYFREAGLLMLNVCLAFLCFVFIVVSYVHILRAVLRIPSEQGRHKAFSTCLPHLTVVSLFVSTAVFAYLKPPSISSPSLDLVVSVLYALVPPAVNPLIYSMRNQELKDALWKLISYCFLKQ